Proteins co-encoded in one Plasmodium malariae genome assembly, contig: PmUG01_00_6, whole genome shotgun sequence genomic window:
- the PmUG01_00019100 gene encoding fam-l protein, with product MEKSVKLLLFIKIVTFILLCWICYFYSVVFNKHLDESYKLLGEKDIRSYRLLAKFKQNHVSSIIGLKHVIPNNELKDKKITCNNEKGNKVIYEHLHGNSLDNIGFNKLAKNNKSYIFETKKYSHLEKKIFKELDYFDFLTNNRIITNRTYKKITCKKYALRLALPLLGFLFLVIALILDYGFNCGLRKGLFKLLLFSLGRTPLDRFYGYLRDSPVFSFIKNTVGKTGETKDLYIRPFLNIVIYFTSFVILGITIILGIVYYHRKVKKYEKIKYKKR from the exons atggaaAAAAGCGTTAagttacttttatttattaaaattgttacatttattcttttatgttggatatgttatttttacaGTGTTGTG TTTAATAAACATTTGGATGAAAGTTACAAACTTCTAGGAGAAAAAGACATAAGAAGTTATCGATTACTAGCAAAATTTAAGCAGAATCATGTTTCAAGTATTATTGGATTAAAACATGTTATTCCAAATAATGAACTCAAGGACAAGAAAATTACatgtaataatgaaaaagggaacaaagtaatatatgaacatttaCATGGAAATTCATTAGATAATATAGGATTCAATAAACTagctaaaaataataaatcttatatatttgaaacaaagaaatattctcatcttgaaaaaaaaatattcaaagagctggattattttgattttcttACAAATAACAGGATTATTACTAATAGgacttacaaaaaaataacatgtaaaaaatatgcactACGATTAGCGTTACCTTTGTTAGGTTTTCTGTTTTTAGTAATAGCCCTCATATTAGATTATGGTTTTAATTGTGGTCTCAGAAAGGGGttgtttaaattattgttattttcatTAGGAAGAACACCGTTGGATCGTTTCTACGGGTACTTGAGGGACTCACctgtattttcatttatcaAGAATACAGTTGGTAAAACTGGGGAAACCaaagatttatatataaggccttttttaaatattgtaatatattttacatccTTCGTTATATTGggtataacaataatattaggAATTGTTTATTACCATAGAAAAGttaagaaatatgaaaaaattaaatacaagaaaagataa